One Candidatus Nitrososphaera evergladensis SR1 genomic window carries:
- a CDS encoding redox-regulated ATPase YchF gives MIIGLIGKANVGKSTFFNAATELAVPAANYPFTTIEPNVGVAYARVKCVCREFGVQDNPVHSMCIDGNRFIPVKLIDVAGLVPGAHAGKGLGNKFLDDARQADVLIHVVDASGSTDSAGKTVPAGTGDPMFDINFVEEEFDLWMAGIVSRDWSKTAREAENQGQKLEQMLAKRLSGLAIPEHQIFAAVHESGLASKKPTLWSEADILHFCKVLRAKAKPFLVAANKADLPTAEANIDRMKKAGLTVVPCASEAEAMLKKASKKGILHYLPGDDSFDVKPDVALNDQQKKALDIVRALIEKYGSTGVQEAINIACFDLLHLVAVYPVEDEFKLADKKGNVLPDVRLLPTGSTAKDLAGTVHADLAKGFLYAVDARTKQRIGADHQLKSGDVIKIVSASSRG, from the coding sequence ATGATAATAGGGCTCATCGGCAAGGCCAACGTGGGCAAGTCCACATTCTTTAATGCTGCTACAGAGCTTGCCGTGCCTGCGGCAAACTACCCGTTTACCACCATAGAACCAAACGTGGGCGTCGCCTACGCAAGGGTAAAGTGCGTCTGCCGCGAGTTTGGCGTGCAGGACAACCCTGTCCACTCGATGTGCATTGACGGCAACCGCTTCATACCTGTCAAACTAATAGACGTCGCCGGCCTCGTGCCGGGCGCGCACGCAGGTAAGGGCCTTGGCAACAAGTTCCTTGACGATGCAAGGCAGGCAGACGTGCTGATACACGTCGTGGACGCGTCAGGCTCGACTGACAGCGCCGGCAAAACAGTCCCTGCAGGCACGGGCGACCCTATGTTTGACATCAATTTCGTGGAAGAAGAGTTTGACCTTTGGATGGCCGGCATTGTCTCCCGGGACTGGAGCAAGACTGCAAGGGAGGCGGAAAACCAGGGCCAGAAACTGGAGCAGATGCTTGCCAAGAGGCTGTCTGGGCTTGCGATACCTGAGCACCAGATTTTTGCAGCCGTGCACGAGTCCGGCCTTGCGTCGAAAAAGCCGACTTTGTGGAGCGAGGCTGACATACTGCACTTTTGCAAGGTGCTTCGGGCAAAGGCTAAGCCCTTTCTGGTGGCGGCAAACAAGGCCGACCTGCCCACCGCAGAGGCCAACATTGACAGGATGAAAAAAGCCGGCCTCACCGTCGTTCCATGCGCGTCAGAGGCAGAGGCGATGCTCAAAAAAGCTTCTAAAAAAGGCATACTCCACTACCTGCCGGGGGACGACTCGTTTGATGTCAAGCCTGATGTCGCGCTCAACGATCAGCAGAAAAAGGCGCTTGACATTGTCAGGGCGCTCATAGAAAAGTACGGCTCGACAGGCGTGCAAGAGGCGATAAACATCGCATGCTTTGATCTCTTGCACCTCGTTGCAGTGTATCCAGTTGAAGACGAGTTCAAGCTGGCAGACAAAAAGGGAAACGTGCTTCCCGATGTTCGACTGCTGCCAACAGGCTCGACTGCAAAGGACCTTGCCGGGACGGTGCACGCAGACCTTGCAAAAGGCTTCCTGTACGCCGTGGACGCAAGGACAAAGCAGCGCATCGGCGCCGACCACCAACTAAAGAGCGGCGACGTGATAAAGATAGTGTCTGCGTCAAGCAGGGGATAA
- a CDS encoding 7-carboxy-7-deazaguanine synthase QueE, giving the protein MTGRAMQREQQGRRTAGTVRLSEIFTSIEGEGVFFGTKTMFVRLAGCPLKCHWCDTPYAIPMDSGESHTVEEVKEMISNDLQENTYKVNFTGGEPLAQHEAVMELAKFVREKKGVKTYLESACYDSARFAKVLPYIDICKIEFKMKDARAVVDDKHYNNLLKNELECLRIAVDAGKMPYVKVVVTNSTDVDEFASLVRQVFRVASPKNIAGFIIQPSHKTDEPVLERLFAFYDAVYPFYDQVRVVPQLHKIIGAR; this is encoded by the coding sequence ATGACAGGACGCGCTATGCAGCGTGAGCAGCAGGGGCGGAGGACCGCCGGGACGGTAAGGCTGAGCGAGATCTTTACCAGCATCGAGGGCGAAGGAGTGTTCTTTGGCACCAAGACGATGTTTGTCAGGCTTGCAGGCTGCCCGCTGAAATGCCACTGGTGCGATACGCCGTACGCAATACCCATGGATTCTGGCGAGAGCCATACGGTAGAAGAGGTAAAAGAGATGATCTCCAATGACCTGCAGGAAAACACCTACAAGGTAAATTTCACGGGAGGCGAGCCTCTGGCGCAGCATGAAGCGGTGATGGAGTTGGCCAAGTTTGTCAGGGAAAAAAAAGGCGTCAAGACATACCTTGAATCGGCCTGCTACGACTCGGCCCGCTTTGCCAAAGTCCTGCCGTACATCGACATTTGCAAGATCGAGTTCAAGATGAAAGACGCAAGGGCAGTCGTTGACGACAAGCACTATAACAATCTGCTGAAAAACGAGCTTGAATGCCTGAGAATAGCAGTCGATGCAGGCAAGATGCCCTACGTCAAAGTGGTAGTGACCAATTCGACAGACGTTGACGAGTTTGCAAGCCTGGTCAGGCAGGTATTCAGAGTCGCCAGTCCTAAAAACATAGCAGGATTTATAATACAGCCGAGCCATAAGACAGACGAGCCCGTGTTGGAGAGGCTTTTTGCGTTTTATGACGCAGTCTACCCATTCTACGATCAGGTCAGGGTCGTACCGCAACTTCACAAGATAATAGGAGCGCGCTAG
- a CDS encoding AAA family ATPase — translation MPQQPSSSPPSLMWSEVHRPQRVEQMVGNEDARITVVKWLSGWVSGTKPLLLVGPPGVGKTTIVHALARQFDYDLVEMNASDARNRDSIETRIKPVFANTGLFGRKILLFLDEVDGISGREDSGGLDALVDLIKEPTVPVIMAANEKSAKIKELAKGCKVVEFAPVPPRLLLMFLDHVLAKEKVKLGPGDKVSIVLNSGGDIRSLLNSAQSRAAGYATVSNSDVTEIDIADAINSYFAAKDRAAAMQVFARADASFPDPRYEGMSPEARRKDMVAALFSSIVSSHAVDKESLAELLDVLSKADVVVGRVSRNRQWSLLRYVRDMLSAGLYAKSRGKDIKYSQYAMPWPVMGPIFARSQTTRKIASAVGPAMNVSRSTASSTVLPYLVRAIIDEKVDTSEFAITNFGDESIGESLGKEVERAKGARKKK, via the coding sequence ATGCCACAGCAGCCTTCCTCTTCTCCTCCTTCTCTCATGTGGTCCGAAGTGCACAGGCCCCAGAGGGTGGAGCAGATGGTGGGAAACGAGGACGCAAGGATAACAGTGGTCAAGTGGCTGTCAGGCTGGGTCAGTGGCACTAAACCCCTGCTCCTCGTGGGTCCGCCGGGCGTCGGCAAGACGACAATCGTTCACGCGCTTGCGCGCCAGTTCGACTATGATCTTGTAGAGATGAACGCAAGCGATGCAAGAAACCGCGACAGCATCGAGACAAGGATAAAGCCGGTGTTTGCCAACACAGGCCTCTTTGGCCGCAAGATCCTCCTGTTCCTCGACGAGGTGGACGGCATCTCTGGCAGGGAGGACTCGGGCGGGCTTGATGCGCTTGTCGACCTGATAAAAGAGCCCACCGTCCCGGTGATAATGGCCGCAAACGAAAAGTCGGCCAAGATAAAAGAGCTTGCCAAGGGCTGCAAGGTAGTCGAGTTTGCGCCGGTTCCGCCAAGGCTCCTCCTGATGTTCCTTGACCACGTGCTTGCAAAGGAAAAGGTCAAGCTCGGCCCCGGCGACAAGGTGTCAATCGTGCTGAACAGCGGAGGCGACATCAGGTCGCTTCTCAACAGCGCCCAGTCGCGCGCCGCTGGATACGCCACCGTGTCAAACAGCGACGTGACAGAGATAGACATTGCAGACGCGATAAACAGCTATTTTGCAGCCAAGGACAGGGCTGCTGCAATGCAGGTCTTTGCAAGGGCTGACGCCTCGTTTCCGGACCCCCGGTACGAGGGCATGTCGCCGGAGGCAAGGCGCAAGGACATGGTTGCCGCGCTGTTTTCATCCATCGTTTCGTCGCACGCTGTTGACAAAGAGTCGCTTGCAGAGCTTCTCGACGTCCTTTCAAAAGCAGACGTGGTGGTGGGCAGGGTCAGCAGGAACAGGCAGTGGAGCCTCTTGCGCTATGTGCGGGACATGCTTTCAGCCGGCCTGTACGCCAAGTCTAGGGGCAAGGACATCAAGTACAGCCAGTATGCTATGCCTTGGCCGGTGATGGGCCCCATATTTGCAAGGTCGCAGACCACTCGAAAAATCGCGTCCGCAGTCGGCCCTGCCATGAACGTGTCAAGGAGCACTGCAAGCTCGACAGTGCTGCCGTACCTCGTGCGCGCCATCATCGATGAAAAGGTCGACACTTCTGAATTTGCAATCACGAACTTTGGCGACGAGTCGATAGGCGAGTCGCTTGGAAAGGAAGTCGAGCGGGCAAAGGGGGCCAGGAAGAAAAAGTGA
- a CDS encoding acetyl-CoA carboxylase biotin carboxylase subunit, with translation MSKKITSILIANRGEIALRVIRACKELGIRSIAIYSDEDTRAVHVKRADEAYHIGPAPPAQSYLNMAKIVETAKMAGADAIHPGYGFLSENENFPEMCEKNGIIFIGPTAKAMDVTGDKMKCKAVMKKAKVPTVPGSDGIIEDVEKAANIAHEAGYPVMLKSAFGGGGRGIRLCKDEKQLRQEFEMASAESKAAFGKSALFVEKYLQRIRHIEFQLLRDSHGNGRHLFERECSIQRRHQKLIEMSPSPVVDQKTRERIGEIAVRAAAAVDYLNAGTAEFLRDPEGNFYFIEINSRLQVEHPVTELVTGLDLVKLQIHVAQGGEIPFKQEDLKMNGCAIECRINAEDPFYDFAPSTGAVPNCNIPYGPGVRVDTYLYPGCTVSGYYDSLVAKLLAWGSNFNEARIRMRNALDEFTIEGINTTIPLYKTIMTEPNFNKGEISTDYLDRFKVFDKMNEEVKAEASKNAQAAVAAALLQSELVKKTSQNNNNGQKASRWKMMRATS, from the coding sequence ATGTCCAAGAAAATCACGAGCATCCTGATTGCAAACAGGGGCGAGATAGCACTGCGCGTAATCAGGGCCTGCAAGGAACTTGGCATAAGGTCAATCGCGATATACTCTGACGAAGACACGCGTGCGGTGCACGTAAAGAGGGCAGACGAGGCATACCACATCGGCCCGGCCCCGCCGGCGCAAAGCTACCTGAACATGGCCAAGATCGTCGAGACTGCGAAAATGGCTGGCGCCGACGCAATCCACCCCGGCTATGGCTTTCTGTCAGAGAACGAGAATTTCCCCGAGATGTGCGAGAAGAACGGCATCATATTCATCGGTCCGACTGCAAAAGCGATGGATGTCACCGGCGACAAGATGAAGTGCAAGGCAGTCATGAAAAAGGCCAAGGTCCCAACCGTCCCGGGAAGCGACGGCATCATCGAGGACGTGGAAAAGGCCGCAAACATTGCGCACGAAGCAGGCTATCCGGTGATGCTAAAGTCGGCTTTTGGAGGCGGTGGCAGGGGCATCAGGCTCTGCAAGGACGAAAAGCAGTTGCGCCAAGAGTTCGAGATGGCGTCTGCCGAGTCCAAGGCTGCCTTTGGCAAGTCCGCGCTGTTTGTAGAGAAATACCTTCAAAGGATCAGGCACATCGAGTTCCAGTTGCTGCGCGACTCGCACGGCAACGGCCGACACCTGTTTGAGCGCGAATGCTCGATACAGCGCAGGCACCAGAAACTTATCGAAATGTCGCCGTCGCCGGTGGTCGACCAGAAGACCAGGGAAAGGATTGGCGAGATAGCGGTAAGGGCGGCAGCCGCAGTCGATTACCTCAACGCAGGCACTGCAGAATTCCTGCGTGACCCGGAAGGCAACTTTTACTTTATCGAGATAAACTCCCGCCTGCAGGTGGAGCACCCTGTCACAGAGCTCGTGACCGGCCTTGACCTCGTGAAACTCCAGATCCACGTGGCGCAGGGAGGCGAGATCCCCTTCAAGCAGGAAGACTTGAAGATGAACGGCTGCGCAATAGAATGTCGTATAAACGCAGAAGACCCGTTCTACGACTTTGCGCCATCGACTGGCGCAGTGCCAAACTGCAACATCCCCTACGGCCCCGGCGTCAGAGTCGACACGTACCTGTACCCAGGCTGCACGGTTTCTGGCTACTATGACTCGCTTGTGGCAAAACTGCTTGCATGGGGAAGCAACTTTAACGAGGCCCGCATAAGGATGAGAAACGCGCTGGACGAGTTTACCATAGAGGGCATCAACACCACAATCCCGCTGTACAAGACGATAATGACCGAACCCAACTTTAACAAGGGTGAGATTTCGACAGACTACCTTGACCGCTTCAAGGTCTTTGACAAGATGAATGAAGAGGTCAAGGCGGAAGCATCAAAGAACGCCCAGGCTGCAGTGGCGGCCGCGCTGTTGCAGTCAGAGCTTGTGAAAAAGACTTCGCAGAACAATAACAACGGTCAAAAAGCTTCCAGGTGGAAGATGATGAGGGCGACAAGCTGA
- a CDS encoding acyl-CoA carboxylase subunit beta: MHEEKVKRLAALKKSAESGGGDERIEAQHSKGKLTARERIALLLDEGSFVEIDKYVTHRGDDPTVQKFYGDGAVTGFGTVNGRQVFVFAYDFTVLGGSLGEMTSKKITKVMDHAMKVGCPIIGIIDSGGARIQEGVNSLDGYGDIFFRNTMASGVIPQITASIGPCAGGAVYSPAMTDFVVMVENIGQMFVTGPEVVKEVLSQDVSFEELGGARAHGSKSGVAHFVAKNEYDCFDRIKKLLSFIPQNNTEEPPMAAESTDDPNRVDANLINILPENPYQQYDMKEIIKSVVDNGDFFEVHELFADNILVGFARMGGRTVGIVANQPMYLAGALDINSSNKAARFIRFCDSFNIPIVTLVDTPGYLPGTDQEHNGIIRHGSKLLYAYCEATVPKVTCIVGKAYGGAYIAMGSKNLRADVNYAWPNAEIAVLGPEAAVTIIHRKELKTAPDAPMMKKKLAKDYRDKFANPYLAAERGIIDVVIDPMETRPMIIRALEALANKKEARPWKKHGNINL; this comes from the coding sequence ATGCATGAAGAAAAAGTAAAGCGGCTGGCTGCATTGAAAAAGTCCGCCGAGAGTGGCGGTGGCGACGAGCGCATCGAGGCCCAACACTCAAAGGGCAAACTTACTGCACGCGAGAGGATAGCACTATTACTGGACGAAGGAAGCTTTGTCGAGATTGACAAGTACGTCACCCACAGGGGCGACGACCCGACCGTCCAGAAATTCTACGGCGACGGCGCGGTGACCGGGTTTGGCACGGTCAATGGCAGGCAGGTCTTTGTTTTCGCTTATGATTTCACGGTCCTTGGCGGATCGCTTGGAGAAATGACAAGCAAAAAAATCACTAAAGTCATGGACCACGCCATGAAGGTCGGGTGCCCAATCATAGGCATCATCGACTCTGGCGGCGCAAGGATTCAGGAAGGCGTCAACAGCCTTGACGGCTATGGCGACATCTTTTTCCGCAACACGATGGCTTCAGGAGTCATTCCGCAAATAACGGCAAGCATCGGCCCGTGCGCAGGCGGCGCCGTGTATTCGCCGGCGATGACTGACTTTGTCGTGATGGTAGAAAACATTGGCCAGATGTTCGTGACGGGGCCGGAAGTGGTAAAGGAGGTCCTGAGCCAGGACGTATCGTTTGAAGAGCTGGGAGGCGCACGTGCGCACGGCTCGAAATCCGGCGTGGCGCACTTTGTAGCCAAGAACGAGTACGACTGCTTTGACAGGATAAAGAAACTGCTTTCATTCATACCGCAAAACAACACGGAAGAGCCGCCGATGGCGGCAGAGTCGACTGACGACCCCAACAGGGTAGATGCCAACCTGATAAACATCCTGCCAGAGAACCCGTACCAGCAGTATGACATGAAAGAGATAATCAAGTCAGTCGTCGACAACGGAGACTTTTTTGAGGTGCACGAGCTGTTTGCCGATAACATCCTAGTAGGCTTTGCAAGGATGGGCGGAAGGACGGTAGGCATCGTTGCAAACCAGCCGATGTACCTTGCGGGTGCACTTGACATCAACTCGTCCAACAAGGCAGCCAGGTTCATCAGGTTCTGCGACTCGTTCAACATCCCGATTGTCACGCTGGTAGACACGCCAGGATACCTGCCTGGAACTGACCAGGAGCACAACGGCATCATCAGGCACGGAAGCAAACTATTGTATGCGTATTGCGAAGCGACGGTGCCCAAGGTAACTTGCATTGTAGGCAAGGCGTACGGAGGAGCCTATATCGCAATGGGAAGCAAGAACCTGCGCGCCGATGTCAACTATGCATGGCCAAACGCCGAGATCGCAGTGCTTGGCCCGGAAGCAGCTGTTACGATTATCCACAGAAAAGAGCTGAAAACCGCGCCAGACGCGCCCATGATGAAGAAAAAGCTTGCCAAGGACTACCGCGACAAGTTTGCAAACCCCTACCTTGCGGCTGAAAGGGGCATCATCGACGTGGTAATCGACCCGATGGAGACAAGGCCCATGATAATCCGCGCGCTGGAAGCACTTGCGAACAAAAAGGAAGCAAGGCCGTGGAAAAAGCACGGCAACATCAACCTGTAG
- a CDS encoding zinc-binding dehydrogenase, whose translation MKAAVYREHSKDPRQVVKIEDIDTPKPKANEVLIKVEAASYNYNDLWGIWGEPIKIPMPHISGSDIAGTVVEVGENVTTNIKVGDRVASHPNLTCRVCYECTSGREYDCISRKVWGFQTGPLWGGFAQYTHLPEVNVVKLPDNVSFTDAAAICMVGMTAWHMLVTRAKIRPGQTVLIMGGGSGMGIAGIQIAKLFNCDVIATAGNKDKMDKCLELGADHAVNHREADWYKKVRDITNRQGVDIIYEHIGKTVFPQEVGLLKMGGTLVSTGATTGYDSAIDLRYLFFRGTNLLGATQGTKAGLEEVIRWVSKGRIKPVIDTILPFGNMVEGHVKMADSQLFGKIVTTPQRL comes from the coding sequence ATGAAAGCGGCCGTATACAGGGAACACAGCAAAGATCCTAGGCAAGTAGTAAAAATCGAAGACATTGATACGCCGAAACCAAAAGCCAATGAAGTCTTGATTAAAGTTGAAGCTGCGTCGTACAACTACAACGACCTGTGGGGCATCTGGGGCGAGCCGATCAAGATCCCAATGCCTCACATATCGGGGAGCGACATCGCCGGAACGGTTGTCGAAGTCGGTGAGAATGTCACGACAAACATCAAGGTTGGAGACAGGGTGGCCTCGCATCCAAACCTGACTTGCAGGGTATGCTATGAATGCACATCCGGAAGGGAATATGACTGCATCAGCAGGAAGGTATGGGGATTCCAGACCGGCCCGCTATGGGGCGGCTTTGCGCAATACACGCATTTGCCAGAAGTAAACGTAGTCAAGCTCCCTGACAACGTATCGTTTACCGATGCGGCAGCAATTTGCATGGTGGGCATGACTGCCTGGCACATGCTTGTTACGCGTGCCAAAATCAGGCCCGGCCAGACGGTCCTTATAATGGGTGGAGGAAGTGGCATGGGAATAGCTGGCATACAGATTGCCAAGTTGTTCAACTGCGACGTCATTGCTACTGCCGGCAACAAAGACAAGATGGACAAGTGCCTGGAGCTTGGCGCAGACCATGCGGTTAATCACCGAGAAGCTGACTGGTACAAGAAGGTCCGCGACATAACAAACAGGCAAGGAGTGGACATAATCTATGAGCACATCGGCAAGACCGTGTTTCCACAAGAAGTAGGGCTGTTGAAGATGGGAGGCACGCTCGTGTCAACAGGCGCCACCACAGGCTACGACTCGGCAATTGACCTGAGATACCTCTTTTTCCGGGGAACCAACCTGCTGGGCGCAACGCAGGGAACCAAAGCAGGGTTGGAGGAAGTGATACGATGGGTAAGCAAGGGCAGAATAAAGCCAGTGATTGACACCATCCTTCCATTTGGCAACATGGTCGAAGGCCACGTCAAGATGGCAGACTCGCAGCTGTTCGGCAAGATAGTGACGACTCCGCAGAGACTCTGA
- a CDS encoding cupin domain-containing protein, which yields MPATKDMDARAWVKALGLKEHPEGGYFKETYRAGMEIDLPGFDGRRSAGTAIYYLLKSGQFSAFHRIKSDEVWHFYAGSPLAVHVIDREDGKYQKMTIGKGKRPALQAVVKAGCWFAASVDKPHSYSLVGCTVAPGFDFRDWEAGWRDELLASYPEHKQIIVKFTRQ from the coding sequence TTGCCTGCAACGAAGGACATGGACGCAAGGGCGTGGGTAAAGGCGCTTGGCCTGAAAGAGCACCCAGAGGGAGGCTATTTCAAAGAGACGTACCGCGCAGGGATGGAAATTGACCTGCCGGGCTTTGATGGGCGCAGGAGCGCAGGTACGGCAATATACTATCTCTTGAAAAGCGGCCAGTTTTCCGCGTTTCACAGGATCAAGTCTGACGAAGTATGGCACTTTTACGCAGGAAGCCCGCTTGCGGTCCACGTCATAGACAGAGAAGACGGCAAATACCAGAAAATGACAATAGGCAAAGGCAAAAGACCGGCATTGCAGGCCGTCGTAAAGGCAGGGTGCTGGTTTGCCGCCTCTGTAGACAAACCTCATTCATACTCGCTTGTCGGGTGCACGGTTGCGCCGGGTTTTGATTTTCGTGACTGGGAGGCAGGCTGGCGCGACGAGCTGCTTGCATCGTACCCAGAGCACAAACAGATAATAGTAAAGTTCACAAGACAATAA
- a CDS encoding 7-cyano-7-deazaguanine synthase, whose product MPRQAAAVCIVSGGLDSVCYAATLARDYDIYMITFAYGQRARREIDAARYFARVLKAKEHRIVDISFMKGLYGKSNALTDGRQELSKDFSQSLVVPIRNAIFIAIAGAWAMSINARAVAYGAHSGDVPHYADCRPEFAKAMAEALNIADIDSIRSGQRQQIEIASPAVQGLSKSELLKAGRATLGDSLFRTWSCYSNGVRRAGKYVHCGACESCISRKKAFTDAQIHDRTRYAA is encoded by the coding sequence GTGCCAAGGCAGGCTGCGGCCGTTTGCATCGTAAGCGGAGGGCTGGACTCGGTATGCTATGCCGCCACGCTTGCCAGAGATTATGATATTTACATGATAACGTTTGCGTATGGCCAGCGGGCTAGGAGGGAGATAGACGCGGCCAGGTATTTTGCCAGGGTCCTAAAGGCAAAAGAGCACAGGATAGTTGACATCAGCTTCATGAAAGGGCTGTACGGCAAGAGCAACGCGCTCACAGACGGCAGGCAAGAGCTGTCAAAGGATTTTTCGCAAAGCCTTGTCGTTCCCATACGGAACGCGATATTCATAGCGATTGCAGGCGCATGGGCAATGAGCATCAACGCAAGGGCGGTGGCGTACGGCGCCCATTCCGGCGACGTGCCGCACTATGCCGACTGCAGGCCCGAGTTTGCCAAGGCGATGGCAGAGGCGCTAAACATCGCTGACATTGACAGCATCAGGTCGGGCCAGAGGCAGCAAATAGAGATAGCGTCGCCGGCGGTGCAGGGCCTGAGCAAGTCAGAGCTTTTAAAGGCAGGACGGGCCACGCTTGGAGACAGCCTGTTCAGGACGTGGAGCTGCTACTCTAACGGCGTTAGGAGAGCAGGCAAATACGTCCACTGCGGCGCGTGCGAATCGTGTATAAGTAGGAAAAAGGCATTCACTGACGCCCAGATACATGACAGGACGCGCTATGCAGCGTGA
- the folE gene encoding GTP cyclohydrolase I, whose product MKDNGKINKKKIAKLLRQLLIELGENPDREGLMGTPDRMANMYEEILGGYTMDAELDVTFSDETDVIVARDIQFYSMCEHHMLPFFGKVHVAYVPAGKVFGVSKLVRLVEKYSRRLQIQERLTKEVADELVRMGVKGAMVIAEGDHLCMRMRGVRNNSSMLTIAYRGVMEQKDLREHVLAMIKAPKAF is encoded by the coding sequence ATGAAGGATAACGGCAAAATCAACAAGAAAAAGATAGCAAAACTTCTCAGGCAGCTCCTCATAGAGCTTGGCGAAAACCCGGACCGCGAGGGACTGATGGGAACCCCGGACCGCATGGCCAACATGTACGAGGAGATTCTCGGGGGGTACACCATGGACGCCGAGCTTGACGTGACGTTTAGCGACGAGACGGACGTCATCGTGGCAAGGGACATCCAGTTCTACAGCATGTGCGAGCACCACATGCTCCCGTTCTTTGGCAAGGTGCACGTAGCCTACGTGCCGGCAGGCAAGGTGTTTGGCGTTTCAAAACTTGTAAGGCTGGTAGAGAAATACTCTCGCAGGCTGCAGATACAGGAGCGCCTCACAAAAGAAGTCGCCGACGAGCTGGTGCGCATGGGCGTGAAAGGCGCGATGGTGATAGCAGAGGGAGACCACCTGTGCATGAGGATGCGCGGGGTGCGCAACAACAGTTCCATGCTCACGATAGCGTACCGCGGAGTGATGGAGCAGAAGGACCTGCGCGAGCACGTGCTTGCCATGATAAAGGCTCCAAAGGCATTCTAA
- the kae1 gene encoding KEOPS complex N(6)-L-threonylcarbamoyladenine synthase Kae1 translates to MLCLGIESTAHTFGCAVVDRNGKVLSDARDAYKAPEGKGIHPREASRHHIEVSSQVLRQALEDASATMKDVDIIGYSAGPGLGPCLRVGAVVARTLAGFYKKPLVPVNHALGHIELGAMLTGAHDPLVLLVSGGHTMILAFSHGRWRVFGETLDITIGQLLDQFGRAMGFASPCGGKVEQLAGESQQKNYTQLPYVVKGNDVSFSGLLTAAVRLAQKDKADLSDVCYSLQETSFAMLAEAVERALSFTGKREMMIVGGVSANRRLASMLESACARQDSRFFACPIKFAGDNGAQIAWTALLDYAATKNKVAVKDASVTQSWRLDTVNVAWRN, encoded by the coding sequence ATGCTCTGCCTTGGGATTGAAAGCACTGCGCACACGTTTGGATGCGCAGTCGTGGACAGAAATGGCAAGGTTTTGTCAGACGCCCGTGATGCGTACAAGGCGCCGGAGGGAAAGGGCATTCACCCAAGGGAGGCGTCAAGGCACCACATTGAAGTGTCGTCGCAAGTACTGAGGCAGGCACTTGAGGATGCCAGCGCGACCATGAAAGACGTCGATATCATCGGCTACTCTGCCGGGCCCGGCCTCGGTCCGTGCCTGCGCGTTGGAGCGGTGGTGGCAAGGACCCTTGCGGGATTTTACAAAAAGCCGCTTGTGCCTGTAAACCACGCTCTGGGGCACATCGAGCTTGGCGCGATGCTGACTGGGGCGCACGATCCGCTTGTACTTTTGGTGTCCGGCGGCCACACCATGATACTTGCGTTTTCGCACGGCCGCTGGCGCGTCTTTGGAGAAACGCTTGACATCACCATCGGCCAGCTGCTGGACCAGTTTGGAAGGGCGATGGGCTTCGCGTCGCCCTGTGGCGGCAAGGTAGAGCAGCTTGCAGGCGAGTCGCAGCAGAAAAACTATACGCAGCTGCCGTACGTGGTAAAGGGAAACGACGTGTCCTTCTCCGGCCTGCTGACTGCCGCTGTACGCTTGGCGCAAAAAGACAAGGCGGACCTGTCAGATGTCTGTTATTCGCTCCAGGAAACGTCGTTTGCAATGCTTGCCGAGGCAGTCGAGCGGGCGCTTTCCTTTACTGGCAAACGGGAGATGATGATAGTAGGCGGCGTCTCTGCAAACAGGCGCCTTGCCTCCATGCTCGAGTCGGCGTGCGCAAGGCAGGACAGCAGGTTTTTTGCGTGCCCGATAAAGTTTGCCGGCGACAACGGCGCGCAGATAGCGTGGACAGCGCTCCTAGACTATGCAGCCACAAAGAACAAAGTCGCAGTAAAGGACGCGTCAGTCACGCAGTCGTGGCGGCTTGACACCGTCAATGTCGCGTGGCGTAATTAG
- a CDS encoding PepSY domain-containing protein, translating into MSSATNGSQGLKKNKMSLRVLTVALFAFGIFAAAALLYQQKFAASSKPYAISKDDATRIALNQVDREPNRDASLFPDKESTAKLIHVTANGLAFMADDEKSPSADMWLYTKEHRFLQAYWNQHFWHVEVTTSGNDGYRGYYYLIDAKSGQVIGNDRDLAFFDLSATDP; encoded by the coding sequence TTGTCCTCTGCGACAAACGGCTCGCAAGGTCTAAAGAAAAACAAGATGTCCCTCAGGGTGCTTACCGTCGCTCTTTTTGCCTTTGGGATATTTGCTGCCGCAGCACTTCTCTACCAGCAGAAGTTTGCTGCCAGCTCAAAACCCTATGCGATATCAAAGGATGACGCAACCAGGATCGCCCTCAATCAGGTCGATAGAGAGCCTAACAGGGACGCAAGCCTCTTTCCCGACAAAGAATCGACTGCAAAACTCATCCACGTAACAGCTAATGGGCTAGCCTTCATGGCAGATGATGAAAAAAGTCCGTCTGCAGACATGTGGCTTTACACCAAAGAACATCGGTTTTTACAAGCCTATTGGAACCAGCATTTCTGGCACGTGGAAGTTACAACATCCGGTAATGACGGCTACCGGGGTTATTATTACCTGATAGATGCCAAAAGCGGCCAAGTAATTGGGAACGACCGGGATTTGGCATTCTTTGACCTGTCAGCAACAGACCCCTAG